Part of the bacterium genome, GTGCGAGTTTTCCCCAGAAGTTGGGTTCCTCGGGACTGGCCATTCCGGTGTGCGAGTCGGTCGAGCCGATGAGTCCGAAGCGATAGGGGTTGAAACCGATGCGCTCTTCGATCTTCAGACCGCGGATCAACGCCGAACGCACATAATCTCCGGCCTGTGGATCGTAGGGCGGCGGCGTCTGCTGAATGTAGTGCGGGTAGGTTTCAAAGTCGGCAAAGGGATCGCGCGGCGAGAGCTTCGGGTGGGTCTCGGAATCTCCCTTGATCTGCGTCGCCTCCACCGCCGGTTCCCAGCGCGCGCGCAAGCGGGCGTACTCGGGCGTCATCTCCGCTCCGCGCAAAGACTTCTCCGCGAACATATGGCCCTTGGAGATATTGGAGTTGTGTGGGATGGCCACGAACTCGGCGCCGGTTTGCTCCGATGTGTTTTCCAGCCAGCCCCAGAGATCTTCGGGGTACGGGCTGTCGAGCGAACTCCAGGGCATGAACGTTTCGGCGACACTCGCGGTAGCGTTTGTGAATACGACCCGGTGCAGATTGGCACCGGCCGGAATCGAACTCCATTCCCAACCGATCAATGTTGTGAAGGTCCCGGGTGTGTTATGCGCATCTGCAATCCGGGTCGCCTCTCGCCAGGTGTTCTTCGCCATCAGGTCGCTATTGGGCAAGCCTCCTTGCCGCGGGTTGGCCAGAGCTTCTTCCACCGAGTTCGTATCGGGCAGGAAGGAATTGAACGCCGATGAACCCTCGTCCTCTTCGACCACACCGCGGATCCAGCGCTCGGCCAGGAAGGCGCGGAAACGCTGCTGCCAGCCCAGGCCTTCTCGTGGAATGCCTCGCTCGACGATGTGTCGCATGCTGCCGAGCAGTTCGGCGTGATCGGCGACGACTAGGAAGTCCAGCGGCGTGTCGATCTGCACGCGCGCGCGATGGAAGGGATGGATGACGGGCAGACCGCGCGCGAATCGATAGGCCGTATCTGGATCCGCGCTCATATTGCGATTCAGATAGGCGTCGAACGAGTTACTGGTGTGGAGATGCGTATCTCCCCAGAGCAGCACCTTGGAATCGGCGAGTGCGCGGCTCGGACTGGCCAGCGCCAGGCCCAGAAGGGCGAGGACCACAAATCCGTAGGGAAGTGAAAGCGGCATTCCGCTCGACTCGTTCTTCTGGCACATACCCGGTCCTCCTGGCTTTTCGCAGGCGAATCATAGCCGTAACCGGGCCCTTGCAGGCAGCGGCGGCGATTCCGCTGGACAGCCTCCTCTCGCGGAGATACAATAAAGACTGACTGGTCAGTTTGTTTCGGGCTGATCACTGCGAATTCACGGGAGCCGTTCTCGGGAGGAGTTTTCTCAGATGTCCCCAGCAAAGCAGCAGACAGCTGTTCGGCGCGGCACGAGCCATGCGCCCGCCCACGAACGCCGCACGCAGATTCTGGAAGCTGCGGTTCGCTGTTTTGCGGAGTCCGGCTACGAGCGGACGACCATGGATGACGTCGCCCGCTCCTCGAAGCTGTCGAAGGGCAGTCTGTACCGCTTCTTCCCGAGCAAGGTGGACCTTCTCTCTGCGCTCTTCGAACTCTTCGAACAGCGCACGTTCGCCATTCTCGATGCCACCGAGTCGCCCGACTCGGCGCTGGTCCAACTGCGAGGCTGTGGTCAGTTGGCGATCGACCTGTTCGGCGGTCCCACGGAATTGCTCAACACCTGGGCCGAGTTCTTGGGACATCGCGAGAGTCGCGAGCGAATGCGCCAGGTGTACCGACGCTGGCGACGGCGTCTCGCTGAAATCGTACAGGGGGGAATCACGTCCGGCGAAATCCGCGAGATGAATCCGGATGACGCCGCAATTGCAGTACTTGCCACGTTCGAGGGATTGCTCCTCCAGGCCATGGTCGATCCGCGCTTCGATGTGCGCAGTAGTTGGCCTGGCGTATGGGTGGTCGTCGAAAGTGGTCTGAGGAGGACGACATGATCGTAGAAAGCCCCGAAATCCTGAATCCAGCTGACCAGGTGCTGGGAAATAGCAAAGAGACCGAAGCCTGGCGCGCCGATGTCGGCGTGTTTGCCTGGCCAACGCTGGCTCTGGCCGGTCTGATCCTTCTGGCGTTCGTCGGCGTCATCGCCGCGGCCACTTCGGGTCTGATCCCGTTGTGGGCGGGTTGGTTGCTCAACTCCTTCGTGGCCTACGCGGCTTTCACGCCAGCTCACGAAGCAACGCATCGCAATATCTGTGGGCGTCATCGCGGACTGCGCTGGCTGAACGAGGCCTGCGGCTGGCTGTGTATGTCGATCCTTTTCGACAGTTTTGCGGTATTGCGCTCTGCCCATCTGCGCCATCACGCCCACACCAACGATCCGGAGAAGGATCCCGACTACTTCATCCCCGGATCCAAACCCATCCCGGTTCTCGTGCGCTGCTTTGCCATCTTCGCCGGGTATATGAAGGCCTACTTCGCCGATACCGAGCGAAGCCCGCACCTCTGGCTACTGCGCGGTACCGCGCTCGCCTACTCACTGGTCCTGGTCGGGATCGCGGCCACTCTGGCGGCGATGGGCTGGTGGAGGGAAGTTCTGGCACTGTGGGTGCTGCCTGCGCCCATGGCGTTCCTGGCTCTGGCCCTCGTCTTCGACTACGTCCCGCACTGGCCTCACCGCGAGCAGGATCGCTACAAGGCGACGCGCATCATGCTCTTCCCGGGACTCTCGACCCTGCTCCTGTTCCAGAACTACCACCTGATCCATCACCTCTTTCCGTCGATCCCGTTCTACCGCTACGGCGCCTGCTTTCGCGAGATCCGAGAAGATCTGGTGAGCAAAGGTTCGTCAATCATCGGTCTGGGCTCGGGTTCCTAGCCAGCCGGTTCCCCGCAAAGCGGTTCTTCTGAAACCGGCCTCTCGGAGTTTATTCTCCGGGAGGCCGGTTTCTGTGTCGGGGTATACTTCCCGTTCCCAGGGGATCTGGGAACACGGCGCAAAGAGGAGGCGTGATTCATGTACGACCTGGTGATTCGAGGCGGCGAGGTCGTGGACGGTACGGGTAGCGAGCCCAGACACGCTGACGTGGCGATCCAGGGCGATCGCGTGGTCGAAGTCGGTGAGGTACGCGGCGATGCCCGTAAGACCATCGACGCCGAAGGCCGGCTGGTCTGTCCGGGTTTCATCGACATCCATGCGCACATGGATGCCCAGGTGATGTGGGACCCGATTGCTTCGTCTCCCTGCTGGCACGGCATAACAACGATCTTGAACGGGAACTGTGGTTTGAGCCTGGCGCCCGCAAGCCCCAGGAAGGCGGGCTTTCTGGTCAAGTTGCTGGAGTCCGTAGAAGACATCCCTGCGGAGGCCATCCTGGCGGGCAATCGTTTCGCAGGCGGGAGCTTTGGCGACTACCTCGATACTCTCGATTCGCTTCCGATGGGCATCAACGTCGCGTCCCTGGTCGGACACACCGCGGTGCGTTTCCAGGCCATGGGCGAGCGCAGCATGGAAGAGGGCGTGGAGCCCAGTAGCGAAGAGATGGCCGCCATGTGTGTCTCGGTGAAAGACGCCATCGACGCCGGTGCCTTTGGATTTTCGACTTCGCGTTCTTTCCTCCACACCACGTCGGATGGCCGCCACGTGCCCGGCACCTTCGCGGGCCTCGATGAGCTGATGGCTTTCGGCAAGCTGATCCAGCAGGCCGGGCACGGCATCTATGGCTGGGTCCCCCCTGTGGAGAGCGGAGATCAGGAGGCGCACTACCGAGAAGTGGAGATGATGAAGAAGATCTCCATCGACACCGGTTGCGCCTTCACCTTTGCGGTGCTGCAGAATCGCGACAACCCGGGGCTCTGGCGCGAACTCATGGATCGGATTGCGCAAGCCAATGCCGAGGGAGCGAAGCTCGCGCCGCAGACCGAAGTGCGAGCCGTCGGCGTGGTAGTCGGACTGCCGAACATCACGCCATTTGACCAGAGCCTGGCCTGGCTGGCTCTCAAGGATCTGTCCATCCCCGAACGACTGGACGCCCTGCGCGATCCCGAGCGTCGCGCACAACTCGTGCGCGGTGGCAATGAAGCGGCCACCGAAGGCCAGCTTTCCATGATCTACCACCTGGTCGTGGAAGACGGCAACGCGCGCTACGACTTTTCCGAAGAAAACAGTCTTTGGGCCATCGCCAAGCATCGGGGAACGACTCCGGCCGATGCCTTCATCGACATGGTGCTCGAGGCCGATGGCGGGGCGTACTTCATCTTCCCCTTTGCGAACTACGACATCGAAGTCGTGGGAGAACTTCTGAGCGACCCGAGCGTCTTGCTGGGACTGGCCGATTCCGGGGCCCACGTTGGGCAGATCTGCGACACGAGTTTTTCGACCTTCTTCCTGCGCTACTGGATTCGCGAGCGGGAGCTCATGTCATTGGGAGCGGGGATTCGCAAGCTCACTTCCGAACCCGCGGAGTTCCTGGGGATCCAGGACCGCGGGGTCCTGCGACCCGGCGCCTTTGCCGACATCAATGTGATCGACCTCGACGGGTTGCGCGTCCATCCCCCCGAATACGCGAACGACCTGCCCGGAGGGGCCTGGCGTTTCATCCAGAGAGCTTCGGGCTTCAAGTACACGCTGGTCAATGGCAAGATCTTCATGAAGGACGGCGAACACCAGGGGGAATGCGCGGGACGAGTGCTTCGGAGTTCCTGAATTCACAGCCGCAGAGGTGTCGAGATGACCGGAGAACAGTCTGCTCGAATCGTCGTCACAGGTGCCGGTCCGGCGGGGGCCACAACGGCCTATCTTCTGGCTTCCCGCTGGTCCAACGCATCGCTGCCCGCGAGTTGCGACCTTTCGCATTCGGCGTCACCCAGGTCAAGCTGACGGTGTAATTCGATCCGAAACTTGATCCGGCTCGGAGCCTGGGTTAGTTTTCGCGACCCTTTTCCCCGGGAGAGGGAATGCCGCTCGCACCGTCGCCACGCGTCTATTTCCGCTACGCACGCTGCGCGTTCGCGCGCCGTTCGGCCTACCGGCTCGCGAATTTCACCGGGATCGTGGTCAACTTCTTTTTCTTCCTGATCCACGCGCAGGTCTTTCTGGCCTTCTTCGGAGGTACCCGGCGCGTGGCCGGCTGGTCGGCCGATGAAGCCGTGCTGTATTTCGCAACCTGCGAAGCGCTGCTGATGGTGGTCGGTGCGATGTCTCCGAGGTCGGGTCTGGAGCTGGCCGAGCGGGTTCGCACTGGCGATGTTGTGGTCGACCTGGCACGACCCGTGCGGCTCTGGGCGCGGCATCTGGCGGAGAACTACGGAAACGTCGCCTACTATCTGCTCGCTCGCACGATCATTCTCTACGTGGCAGCGGTTGCGCTCTACGATCTGGCCCCGCCGATGGAAGCCAGGCTACTACTGGTTCCACTGTCGATCGCGCTGGCGTGCGGAATGTCGGCGATGATGCACTACACGCTCTCTGGCGCGGCCTACTGGTTCGAGAGCGCCAGGGGCCCGCTGCGAGTAATGATGTTCATGAGTTTCCTATGCGGTGGGGTCGTCGTCCCGCTCGATTTCTATCCGGACGGTTTCCGCCAGATCTGCGATGTACTTCCCTTTCGCGGCTGGATCTACACGCCCGTCGCGCTGGCCAGTGGCAAGCTCGCCGGTAACGCGCTGATCTACGGACTCTGCCATCAGGTCTTCTGGTTCATCGCGCTCTGTCTGGCGGCTCACACCGTAGAGGTTCGAGGAACCCGTCGACTCGCGGCGCTGGGGGGCTGAATGCCGGCTCTGGCTGACGATCTCCGCCTTTTCCGCCGCATCGTGAGTGCTTCGATTCGCTCGCAGATGCAGTACAAGACGAGCTTCGTCACCGGCCTGGCAATCGATTCCTTGACCGTCTTTTCCGAGTTCCTGCCGGTGTATTTCATGGTGATCAAGTTCGGCAGTCTGCAGGGCTGGAGTATTCTCGAACTCTGCATCCTCTACGGCATGGTCGAGATTTCCTGGGCCGTAGTCGAGAACCTGTTCCGCGGCTTCGAGGACTTCGGCCCCTATCTGATTCGCGGCGACGTCGATTGCTGGTTGTTGCGTCCGCGCAGTTTGATTCTCCAGGTCGCCGCCAATGAGTTCGAACTCCGTCGGCTGGGCCGTGTCCTGCAAGGCTGTGTCGTACTGGCCATCGGCGGAATCGGACTCGAGTTCGGACTCGCGAGCTGGTCCTGGCTAGCTCTCGGAATCTTCGGGGGGATCTTCTTTTTCACCGGTGTGGTCATGCTGGGCGCGGCTTCGCAGTTCTGGACGCTCGGCCAGACATCGGAGTTGCAGAACATGCTGACCTACGGAGGCAGCGCCGCACTGACCTATCCAGTTTCGATCTACACGCGCTGGTTCCGCCGGGTGATCACCTATGCCATACCGCTGGCCTTCGTGAACTACTTCCCCGCGTTGGCGGCCCTCGGGCGCCTGGAAGAGGCGGGAGTTCCATACTGGGTACCGTGGATGTCTCCATTCGTCTGCATCGGCGTGTTGTATCTCGCACGCATCTGTTTTGACGCCGGCTTGAAGCGTTACGAATCGACAGGGAGCTAGTGGCCGTGATTCACGTTTCCGATCTCTCCAAGGAATACCGCGTCGCCCGGCATCATCGCGGCGCATTGGGTGCGCTGCGAAATCTCTTTGATCCCCGCTACGAAGTCGTGCGTGCGGTCGATGGCATCGACTTTGAGATCGAGCGCGGCGAATTCGTGGGTTTCATCGGTCCCAATGGTGCGGGCAAGTCGACGACGGTCAAGGTTCTGACCGGTGTACTCGAAGCTACATCCGGCCGGGTCGAGGTCTGCGGTCGCATTCCCCGGCTCGAAAGAGTCGCCCACGTGTCCCATCTCGGAGTGGTCTTCGGCCAGCGCACCCAGCTCTGGTGGGATCTGCCGGTGATCGAGTCCTACGAACTATTGCAGCACGTCTACGCGGTCCCCCGGGCACGCTTCACGGCCCAGCGCGATCGACTGGTCGAACTACTGGAACTCGGTCCTCTGCTCGATACTCCGGTGCGAAAGCTCTCTTTGGGTCAGCGCATGCGCTGCGAGCTTGCAGGTGCGCTTCTACACGAACCGGACCTCCTGTTCCTCGACGAACCGACGATTGGTCTCGATGTCGTGGCCAAACAATCCATCCGCCAGTTCCTCGCCGCCGAGAACGCCGAACGTGGCACGACGATCTTGCTGGCCACACACGATCTTCCCGATATCGAGAGGCTGTGTCCGCGGATGCTCATGATCGACAACGGCCAGCTCGTGTTCGACGGACCGGTCGCCGAGGTGCGGCGCCGGCTCGGTCGCGAGCGAAACCTTCAGGTGGACTTCGAAGGTCCGCCTCCGGCCGAGCTACCCGATGGTGTACGCGTGACCGAACGCGGACCCGAACGACTGGTGCTGCGCTTTGCGCGCGAGGACATTCCCGCACCCGAATTGATCAGCTGGCTGGCCGAACGCGCTCCGATCGCCGATCTGACCCTCGAAGATCCACCGATCGAAGACATCGTGGCGAAGATCTACCGCGAAGGCCTCGCCTGAAAGAGCGGTCCTGTGCCAGTCCTCAGCGGACCGGCGCCATGGCGCGGATGAACATGTCGACGATCTCCCAGGGAACCTGATTCGGGAGGTTCAGGATCGGAAGATCGATTCCGAACTCGCGTCTCCGCCGGAGTTCTTCCACGCACTGCTCCGGACTTCCCGTGATGCTCAGCGCTTCGATCATCTTGTCGCTGACCGCCTCGCCCGCTTCTCCGCGTGTGGCTCTGTCCTTATACAGTTCTTCGATCTTGGCGCATTCTTCCGCAAAGCCGAAACCCGACAGCAATTCCTTGTAGTAGTCGCCCATGCCGCCGATGTAGAAGGCGATGATCTCGCGACCCTGACGCGAACCGCCTTCTTCACCCATGGGCAGAACGGTTGTGAAAGGTGCGGTGGTGATCTCCGAAGTGCTGCGCCCGGAGCGGGCCGCGCCGGTCGCGATCCATGCGTGCCCTTGTGCCAGGTTCGTATACGGCCAGAAGGTCGGGATCCAGCCGTCGGCCATCTCGCCGATCGATTCGATCGACTTCTGTTTGAGAGACGCAACGAAGATGGGGATCTCTCTGCGTCGAGGTGTCATCTCCAGGCGGAAGGGCCGGTACTCGTGAAGGCGAGCGTCCGCGCGATCCAGCGACTCGCCCGCCAGTAGCGTGCGGGTTACGCGGATCACGTCGCGTACGTGCGTCAGGGGCTTTTCGAAGCTGCGGCCGTGAAATCCCTCGATCACGCGCTTGCCGCTCGGGCCGATCCCCAGGATCAGACGCCCCTCACTGATCTCGTCCAGTGTTGCGGCCTGCATCGCGAGCAGACCCGGCGAGCGACTGTAGACGTTCACGATGGCCGTTCCGAGCTTGATTCTCTTGGTGCGAACCGCGATCTCGGTCAGCAACGAGAAGACCTCGTAGCCCCAGGCCTCGGGCAACCAGAACGAATCGTAGCCGAGTTCATCGGCCAGTTGCGCGGCACGCACGGTCAGTTCGCGTTCGTAGCCCTTCCAAAACGCTAGTAGTCCGATCTGATCAATCAACTTCAACTCCTGTTCTGAATTCTCAGCTCCAGCCGAGTGCCCGCACGCGATCGAGGATGACACCTCCGGCGCCATCGTAGCCGAGTGCATGGGTGTTCAACACCATGTGGTAGTTGACCGGATCGTTCCAGTCGCGGTGGTAGAACTCTTTGTGGTAGCGGTCGCGATTGCGGTCGGTTTCCTCCAGGATTCGCGGAGCGTCTCGTTCCGCGACGCCCAGGCGATCGATGGCTGTGCGTACTCGAGCTTCGACCGGTGCCACCAGTCTCACGCGCAGCGTGCCTTCATCGCTGGCGAGCACCGCAGCCGCAGCGCGTCCCACGACGACCATTCGCCCCTCGCGTGCGAGTTCGGCAACCAGATCGCGGGTGATCTGGGCCAGCTTCACCTCTTCGAAGGTCGCGATGGAACTCGAATCCGGAACGAAGAGCTCTGGTGAGGTCAGAGCCGCCGCACGGGCAAAGCGATCGATGAAGCCCGGAACGCGTTCTTCACGCTGTGCGACCTCGTCCGCGGAAA contains:
- a CDS encoding DUF3604 domain-containing protein, which produces MPLSLPYGFVVLALLGLALASPSRALADSKVLLWGDTHLHTSNSFDAYLNRNMSADPDTAYRFARGLPVIHPFHRARVQIDTPLDFLVVADHAELLGSMRHIVERGIPREGLGWQQRFRAFLAERWIRGVVEEDEGSSAFNSFLPDTNSVEEALANPRQGGLPNSDLMAKNTWREATRIADAHNTPGTFTTLIGWEWSSIPAGANLHRVVFTNATASVAETFMPWSSLDSPYPEDLWGWLENTSEQTGAEFVAIPHNSNISKGHMFAEKSLRGAEMTPEYARLRARWEPAVEATQIKGDSETHPKLSPRDPFADFETYPHYIQQTPPPYDPQAGDYVRSALIRGLKIEERIGFNPYRFGLIGSTDSHTGMASPEEPNFWGKLARDSIPENKRDTRRGLNGPSGWSMSASGLAAVWSKENTRDAIVDAFKRKEIYATTGPRITVRVFAGYDFRKSDLRADPGKIGYKRGVPMGGLLVRAKRGQVPRFLVHASMDMTGANLDRVQMVKGWTDERGGHERVYDIAWSGKRKLDAAGTLPLVGNSVDFETASYRNDIGSPELSTVWKDPDFDPDQRAFYYVRVLEIPTPRHSSFDALALGLKPTEIKPPWSIQERAYTSPIWYTP
- a CDS encoding TetR/AcrR family transcriptional regulator; translated protein: MSPAKQQTAVRRGTSHAPAHERRTQILEAAVRCFAESGYERTTMDDVARSSKLSKGSLYRFFPSKVDLLSALFELFEQRTFAILDATESPDSALVQLRGCGQLAIDLFGGPTELLNTWAEFLGHRESRERMRQVYRRWRRRLAEIVQGGITSGEIREMNPDDAAIAVLATFEGLLLQAMVDPRFDVRSSWPGVWVVVESGLRRTT
- a CDS encoding amidohydrolase family protein, with the protein product MYDLVIRGGEVVDGTGSEPRHADVAIQGDRVVEVGEVRGDARKTIDAEGRLVCPGFIDIHAHMDAQVMWDPIASSPCWHGITTILNGNCGLSLAPASPRKAGFLVKLLESVEDIPAEAILAGNRFAGGSFGDYLDTLDSLPMGINVASLVGHTAVRFQAMGERSMEEGVEPSSEEMAAMCVSVKDAIDAGAFGFSTSRSFLHTTSDGRHVPGTFAGLDELMAFGKLIQQAGHGIYGWVPPVESGDQEAHYREVEMMKKISIDTGCAFTFAVLQNRDNPGLWRELMDRIAQANAEGAKLAPQTEVRAVGVVVGLPNITPFDQSLAWLALKDLSIPERLDALRDPERRAQLVRGGNEAATEGQLSMIYHLVVEDGNARYDFSEENSLWAIAKHRGTTPADAFIDMVLEADGGAYFIFPFANYDIEVVGELLSDPSVLLGLADSGAHVGQICDTSFSTFFLRYWIRERELMSLGAGIRKLTSEPAEFLGIQDRGVLRPGAFADINVIDLDGLRVHPPEYANDLPGGAWRFIQRASGFKYTLVNGKIFMKDGEHQGECAGRVLRSS
- a CDS encoding ABC transporter permease, with translation MPALADDLRLFRRIVSASIRSQMQYKTSFVTGLAIDSLTVFSEFLPVYFMVIKFGSLQGWSILELCILYGMVEISWAVVENLFRGFEDFGPYLIRGDVDCWLLRPRSLILQVAANEFELRRLGRVLQGCVVLAIGGIGLEFGLASWSWLALGIFGGIFFFTGVVMLGAASQFWTLGQTSELQNMLTYGGSAALTYPVSIYTRWFRRVITYAIPLAFVNYFPALAALGRLEEAGVPYWVPWMSPFVCIGVLYLARICFDAGLKRYESTGS
- a CDS encoding ATP-binding cassette domain-containing protein: MAVIHVSDLSKEYRVARHHRGALGALRNLFDPRYEVVRAVDGIDFEIERGEFVGFIGPNGAGKSTTVKVLTGVLEATSGRVEVCGRIPRLERVAHVSHLGVVFGQRTQLWWDLPVIESYELLQHVYAVPRARFTAQRDRLVELLELGPLLDTPVRKLSLGQRMRCELAGALLHEPDLLFLDEPTIGLDVVAKQSIRQFLAAENAERGTTILLATHDLPDIERLCPRMLMIDNGQLVFDGPVAEVRRRLGRERNLQVDFEGPPPAELPDGVRVTERGPERLVLRFAREDIPAPELISWLAERAPIADLTLEDPPIEDIVAKIYREGLA
- a CDS encoding LLM class flavin-dependent oxidoreductase, translated to MIDQIGLLAFWKGYERELTVRAAQLADELGYDSFWLPEAWGYEVFSLLTEIAVRTKRIKLGTAIVNVYSRSPGLLAMQAATLDEISEGRLILGIGPSGKRVIEGFHGRSFEKPLTHVRDVIRVTRTLLAGESLDRADARLHEYRPFRLEMTPRRREIPIFVASLKQKSIESIGEMADGWIPTFWPYTNLAQGHAWIATGAARSGRSTSEITTAPFTTVLPMGEEGGSRQGREIIAFYIGGMGDYYKELLSGFGFAEECAKIEELYKDRATRGEAGEAVSDKMIEALSITGSPEQCVEELRRRREFGIDLPILNLPNQVPWEIVDMFIRAMAPVR
- a CDS encoding cytidylate kinase-like family protein, which encodes MLITISRQYAAGGSEIARRVAEALDWRVFDNELVEKVAERAGISADEVAQREERVPGFIDRFARAAALTSPELFVPDSSSIATFEEVKLAQITRDLVAELAREGRMVVVGRAAAAVLASDEGTLRVRLVAPVEARVRTAIDRLGVAERDAPRILEETDRNRDRYHKEFYHRDWNDPVNYHMVLNTHALGYDGAGGVILDRVRALGWS